AAGTGGTGTGCAATCTCATTAAAATCAGTAATTGGCCTGAAAGCAACACCAAAGTTCAAAGTTAGAAGTACAACAGCCAAAATTTTGTCAAGGACATAAAATGGCAAAACGAGAATCAAATAACACAAATAGGAAATTTCATTCTTTTCGACCTATGGGACTATAACTAAATTTCAACATCTGTCATTCCATGACCCTGATTTATTTTGGCATAACTAGCACTATATAAACTAATTGGAAGCATTGCCCCATCTTTTATAAGTGTTTAATACCAAAATAAACCTAATTTGTGTAGATTTTCCAAAAAGAATGTCATAAAATTATTGTAAAAGACCATGAAATAACATGAAATCCAATAATCAATTCTACTCTAGAAGTGACAAAAGCATGGTCTGAGAACAGCACGCTTAGACAAAGAACTACATTCAGACAAGAGCATTGAGTGATTTCATTAAACTgttaaatctatttaattttatcattccAATCAAACAATGTCAAAATGCTTCATTGAATCCCGAAAACGTCTTGGCATAATTGACACTCAAGTTAAGACCACCTTATTTGTGAAACAATAAGTGAACTAAATAGGCTTTGATCCAACATCCTGTCGAGTATACCTAAAATGAAAGAGGaatcaaaataaaactaaacAAATTACAAGAGATTAAAAGAGAATATACAAATAGATTTTGTAGTTGAGATTATCTACAGGGCCTGGATCTCAGACCTCGACAGAAATCAAATACCCAATTGACCAGAAAACCTCCAACATTTGTAATACCTCAGCAATCTACTCATCCAACCCATTTATCCCTTCCCTTAAAAGTTAAGAGATCAACTTTAAACACAACAGTGGttatttatatcttcattcatcAAAGCACTGTCACAAGAGAAATTATAGATCTAACAAAAGTGTCCAATTAATGGATTGCAAGGAAATGTGTTTCACCTTTCAATAAACATACCAAACAAGATTATTTTTCAGCAAATATCacatattaaattcatatatctGAAAGAACAGCAATGTAAAAGCTGCAAGAGACAAAGCACCTAGATATGTTGTCTCACacgtaatttttttattcaaaataaaaaacgtGGAAAGAAGAAACATTATGCAagaatacatacatatatatgtcaaAATTTGAATTCATACCGAATTGAAAAGGTGTGTATGGACCTTCTACTTTGAATGCTTTTGAACTGGCCATAGACACGAACATACATTCCAACCCTATGATGGAAAGAATAGAAACACTTGAGTTTCAGGACATGTAAAAGCCCCCTAATTGCTTCACAAATTATGGCATTTTGGGGAGTGGGGACTCAAAATGCTAGCAGAGGGATAGCGACTTGTAATCTGAACATAATATTTAACTTCCAAGATTCACTAGCTTTGCCCAAAATTAAACACCACAAAATTCCAATAGTCCACACACATTGGCTTACAACACACAACTTTGTTGTATTCCCTGTATTCttgaataatgaaaataattaaactaaTGTCTCAAATTAAGTTACATAAACTTAGAAGTGCAATGAGGATAACTTACGAAAGCACATCTACTTCAACTGAGTCTACATGTTCATGAATCCTACACaatattgagaaaaaaaatagcaTAGAAACAAGTTATTAAACAAACAACACATTCTAAGGCTAAAATTAAACAGAATAACTAAAACAAAGAGACAGAAAATTGACCATTTGGTGCATTCAACCCATCCTGTGCCATCATCAACTCTAAAAGTACAATCTGAAACAGCATTGTCTATCTTGGATATGATTCCCACCAATACAATCTAAAAACAAAAAGCCAAAACCTCAAATTTCAAACCCATTTTGGAAAAGATTGATTGCTAAAGCAAAAGAAGATTCCAATGAGATCAAAGCCTACATTATTGACATCAACACCGTCAATGGAAATACCAGACTCTCCAACTTTAGAGAGATCCTTCAACTGCTTTACTGTAACTGGAGTCAAACAACGCGCATCACTGTTCTGAAATTTtcagagaaaaaaacaaaaacctttAAGTTCATGAGAACAACAACGAAAAATATCTAAATTACTCGTTACTACTTCAAGCAAGAAGGAAAAAATTCCTAGACTCAGTTTGGTTTGTGGTAAAAGCAGTTCAATGTAACTCAAAAGTAGACATTAATAGAAAACGTCAAACCAGAAAATTCTAGACTCTACTTGTGTTCAATGTTCTGGATTCACTCTTAATTTATTAACGCAATAAACAttataagaaaaacaaaattaagtaacaaaaaaatagaaaagcaaGAAAACCTCGAAAAAAGATAATCATGTACAAAACAAAATAGCAAAAATATATGCTAAAAAGATGGGTTATACTTTGGAGGAAGAGGATGGACGGTCGGGAGCGGTCTGAGTAGCCTGAAAAGGCATGAATCCGCCTCCGGCAAAGGCCGCGTTTCCATCGAACTCGTTCGCCTGCATCGTGCCTTTGTTCCCAAATTTGAATAGAATTTTGGGgatttctcttttccttttaaaTTCACACACTCTCGGGTTCGCGGGTCTTTTTTGGTTCCAAAATTAAGCCTCCTTTTTCATAGGATAAAATAGTTTTATACTATtagtttttagaaatttaattaataattaattgattaagAGTTAGCTCAATTGGTACGAGTATTATTATGAATATGAGTTTgagtatgataaaatttaatatctttttatttatgattGGACTTTATTTTTGCATATATGTCAAAGCTAAATTCTAATTGTTAACATGgttaaaactattttattaaattaaaatttattacaacATTGTTTTATTGGTTTTATGGTTACcaagcaattttttttttcaagatgtagtgtcaataaatttaacaaaaaataataacaatattaataattaaatctaaattttgaaacTTAAAAAACTCAagggttaaattattatttggggTTTGAATTAATAATTGTTGTAATATGTCTCATTTGACCCGATCATTAGGTCTAAACTACAGAAGGTTACATTCGTTGCCAAAGCAATTACCGTCAAATTCAcagtaaaaaaatcatttaacaccCAATTTAAAACATTATCCATACAAACATTAGCAATACAAGCGATAGATATGTTATACAACATTCTTGGGTCTTATATAAACCTACACAACATTATTGGGTCTTATATAAACCTACAAATGTTTTAAAGTTAACTCAAGGTTGACTAAATTAAACTCCAacaacctaaaaataaaaaaatttaaaataaaaaaacttaattgcacTAAGGAGGTAGAAAGTTGAAAGCTTCAAAAGGGTTTGTTTCTGTCTTGCTCACTGCTTggagaagaaaaatgaaagaaaatgacttttttttcttttaatcttaacttttttttaagttAGTCATTGAACTTTGCAATTGTTCTCCCATTAGGATCTAAACTTTAGGGTTCtcaaggaaaaaaaattcaagtcccaatataagaataattaccaagttcaaattctaacttaaacaaaaaaaaaatcagaccTTAATATTGAAAAAGTTGCCAAATTCAAACCTTAAAAAGTAATTTAATCCAACTCTAAATTATTGGAAATAaaagtacattaattaaattttaaatatgtgaaaagtaaggaaattttagtctttatactttttgtaaattcgaaatttaatctttgtatttttattttaaatattttttaaccttAAACATGTAAAAAGTCCCTAAACTTTTtaggaaaaaaagaaattaagcttttttttaaaaacttaattgaaaCACTAAAATTCATTGAAAAGACTCTTTAAAATTAATAACCTCCAGTTTTATTGAGTTATCTTCATCACGTGTCATGTTGTAGTTGTGACAAATagataaaaagttataaaaatattaaaatcataatatatattataaaatatagaaaagtaATAAACGAATATTGTTGTGGAAAACAAATGCTGGAACTTGCCTCTCCTCATGTGACAAAGAAGAGGTAAAGTTCCTATGGATGACTTGCTCATCCCATTCCTCATGAAGATAAAGAATGAGAGAAGCAAGGGATTTGATAATGTTGTATTGGTGTTGCCATTGCAAAATAGAGCTGCCAGGTATATTGTTATGGTGAAAAAAGGAGGTGACTCAACAGTCCTCTGGCagagattaaattttataatttttatgattttaaaaaaattctatattcttaataaaatttctatttctttataattttttaattctcaatacattttcatacttttCTATATTCTTGCAATTTTTTTactgaatttaatatttttatcttttttctgCCACGTAATGTGACATGTGGTGAAAATAACTGAAAAAGATGAggactagaggtgttcatgggtcagGTCGGGTttgggccgggcccataaaaagtTGGCCCGAGTCATAGGCCCAGgccccggcccaaaatatggccTGCAAATTTGTCCATGCCCGGCCCGGGGAAAAATTCctaagcccgggcccggcccggcctatttttttaataaacaccaaaaaaatttaaaaataaaaaagtattttaaaatatttttaaaaataaaaaaataaaaaaaatatttattatattcgggccgggtaGGGCCGGGCCTGGGCCAAAAAAGTGATGACCGAGGCTCtgcccgttttttaaacgggcctcatttttttgccaaagcccatattttgggcctatatttttacccaaatcctcccatatttcgggcgggccattGGACCGGGCCGGGctgcccggcccatgaacacctctaatgaGGACCATTAACCATTAAAGTTAACAGTTAAaggatttttttgataaattttaacagCTTAAatatctaatttaataaaaataatacaatgacttaattggtttttttttgcaaaaattcaAGGACTTTCTACATgtttaagtatttttatttttcatattttaaaattataattaaattgttaaaattattttattaaaatcaagttcattacaatttatttctttagttacATGGTTATgtagtaaaattttttattttaaaatgttaaattaataaaattaataacattaacaattagacctaaaatttaaaatataataatttaaaaaattaaaagtataacgattaaattttaaatttttaaagagtAAGAAACTAATTACACGTTTTACCTTTTCATATAAGGCCCTCTCTTCTGTCCTTGCTCTGTCTGTTCGCCAGACTGACACCTGTCCataccaaaacaaaagaaaacaaaacccaaaacccaCTGACCACCATTTGCACCGTATCTCGTCTGTTCTTTTAACTCTATATACACATGTCAATAGAATATCTTTGTGTGTCTAGTATAGCTGTCTCAAGGTACTATTCTTCAGCTCAGTACTCGCTTGTGACTTCACTCTTCCTGCAAAGCTACTATTTTTCCCACTTTGCAGTTTTGCAGGCTGGCTTCCATTTTTAAGTACTCCTACTGCCTGCTACTACCATAACATTATAAACTTCGATTATTTACATTAGGCTAGAATTTAGATAGGAATTTAGATAGGTAGTGCGTTTATTtataattagtataaaaataatagtaacagtgaaattaaatattgtagtgtgagataaaaaataagctaaacgcaccgcattCAATCGCCCATACAGACCTACCCTAAGTAATTAATCTTTGCAGGTTACTACAGTAACCTACCTCAACCTATGCTTTTTCCTAGATACAAAATCTCTTCATTAGTACTTAATTTGGATAAAATTACTACGAAAATATCTTCTACATCTTactccttttatttaaaaataaataaataatttattgtatcaaaaaataatttattacttctgttaatttttttatctatttccaAGGATTGTATTGAGGGAGGTTGGCAATGTTGGGTGCTATTGCTCTCTTAAAATGAGAATATAATATTTTTccatttacatttaataaaattataagttaataaataattaaattatacattgACCCTctaaaagataaaatttaaatttaatatttttaaaaatataatatacaaattaaaacaattataaaattatattttaattttcataaaacattTCAAACTTAATTTTGACTCCCTAAAAAATAATTTCCAACTGAAATAGCCACAACCACGTATACCttatccaaaaatataaaaatcaatatttaacagttaaataagtgaaatttttaatagaatcactaatttattctttaatttaagtATAGAAACTAACAAACtaactattttttaataaaataaataaaatagaatctaACTTTTATCACAAAAACTTCATCAAAAGTGAAGTAACAAGTGTACTGAGTGGGAGTGGATTGAAATAACAGATGTAGAAAGGtctttgggtttttatttatttattccaagtTAGCCGAAGGAGGGAGCTTTGAAAAGGGCTATTGAGACGAGCAGAGTGGAGGGTATCTTAATGGGGATGATGGATATGATgcaacttattaattaaacaacACAACAAGGGGAAATCCACTGCAGGATTTGTGAGGGCACACACGCAAGGTGAAACTGAAAAGCACGTAGGGCTGTTTTAATTAGCAGTTGCTTCTGCTTTGATTATCTGTATGGACACTGCACTGGATAATGTCATGATATTACCAATCTTAATTAATTCAGAAT
The genomic region above belongs to Gossypium hirsutum isolate 1008001.06 chromosome D05, Gossypium_hirsutum_v2.1, whole genome shotgun sequence and contains:
- the LOC107902878 gene encoding replication protein A 32 kDa subunit B, with the protein product MQANEFDGNAAFAGGGFMPFQATQTAPDRPSSSSKNSDARCLTPVTVKQLKDLSKVGESGISIDGVDVNNIVLVGIISKIDNAVSDCTFRVDDGTGWVECTKWIHEHVDSVEVDVLSVGMYVRVYGQFKSIQSRRSIHTFSIRPITDFNEIAHHFLECIYVHLYNTKLRLRMTNATDGMTAQPQVANSYSGNHIMGYSYQTNSTSQFSNQYNTDEEQIRGISSMVLQYLRRPACLASEMGVSSDIVARELNVSVDKVRKTLDFLASRALFTQPLMITTNLQMPEVC